The region GTCGACCGGGGAACCACCCCCGGTCGGCCCGTGCCGCTCCTGCTCGACCGCCGCTCGCAGCACCGGCACGGCTGCCCGCGCCGCCGGTCCGATGTCGGCCAGGCAGGCCAGCGCGACCCGTCCGTCCGGTCCGGTGCGCAGGTGTGGCAGCAGCGCCGGCACCACCGTGGTCGGGTCACCGGTGAGGTGCCAGTAGGCGACCGCCGACCCCACCGCGAGCGAGTCGTCGTCGGCCCCGAACCACGGGGGCAGCAGGTCGGCCAGTTCCACCGCCGCCGGCCCCAACTCGGGCAGCAGGTCGACGGCGTGACCCCGGTCGGCCCGGCCGCCGTCGACCAGGATCTCCCGCAGTACGGGCAGCGCCGGAGCCGGATCCGCACCGATCCGCCAGACCGCACGGGCCGCGTTGACGCGTACGAACGGGTCGTCGTGCGCCAGCATCGGGTGCAGGTCGGGCAGTGCGTCGACGGCATCCGGCCCGAGGTCGCCGAGCACCCGCGTGGCGATGTGCGGGTGGGACACGCACTCCTGCCGCAGCAGCGGGACGACCTCGCCGGCCGGGGCGCCGGTGCCGGCGTACAGCCGACCTATCGCCGAGATCAGGCTGATCCGGTTGTTGCCGGCCGGTGCCAGCGGGGCGAACCGGACCAGTGGGACGCGGCAGGCGTCGGCCCACGGTCCGACCAGCCTGATCGCCGCGTCCAGGCCGGACAGGTCAACCGGGTCGGCGGCGAGCCGTTCGGCGAGGTAGGTCGCGGCCCGAGGGTCGTGCAGTCGGCAGAGTGCGACGAGGGCGAAGGCGGCCGGCTCGTTCTGTCGTACCGGTTCCCGCCGCACCAGCGCCCACAGCTCGTCGGCGGCGGTCGCCGCGGCGTGACCGGAATCCGCCAGCAGGCTCGCCGCCCAGTATCGGACGTCCCGGTCCGGGTCGGACAGCCGGGCCGCCAGCGCCGGCCCGAGTTCGGTGGCGGCCGGCCGCCACTCCAGGATCGGGTGCTCCGCGGCGAAGACCGCGCCCTTGCGTACGTCGGCGCTGTCATGCCGCATCCAGCCCCGCAACAGCCGGATCCGCAGCTCCCACTGGTCGGCGAGCTGCTCGATCACCCACCGGAGCGGGTCGTCCCCGAGCGCGCTCCACGGCAGTGTCGACAGGGCGTCCAACGACGACGGGGTGTCGCGTTCCAGCACCGCCTCCACCCCGTCGGGCAGCGGGATCGCGGACTCGGTCGCCAGGTGCACGGCGACCAGCGCGGCCGCCAGCCGGGGCGGTGCCGCCGGATCGCCGAGCCAGCCGGTGATCAGCGGCGGGGTCGCGGTCCCGAGCCCACCGGCCGCCAGGATCAGGCCGGCCCGTACCAGTGGGCTGTCCTCCCGCCCGATCCGGTGCAGCATCACCGACGCGGCCGGGTCGGTCGGCTCGATACTGGCCCGCAGGGTGTACGCCGCATCGCCGCGCACCTCCTCCTCCGGCGCCGTGGTGAGCAGCCGCAGGTAGATCGGCGCACCCGCCGCCACCGCGGTCCGGGCGGCACGGGTCCAGGCCAACTCCTGCTCGATCCGGGCGGACAGCTCCGGGCTGTCGCGGACCGTAGCCGGTTCGTAGTCCTGGTGGACGTCCGCGTACGAGGTGCCCTGGGCGATGGCCGCCAGCAGACCGAGCAGTCCGGTGGTGTCGGTGCCCGGCGCGTCCAGCAGCTCGACCAGGAACGGCACGGCGTACGCGGTGGCCTCGTACACCGTGCCCTGGTGCCAGATGTTGCCGAACAGGTCACCGAGCGCGTCGTCGTCGCCATCGGCCACGCCGCGCAGCAGCCCGGGTACGTCCGTCGCCTTACCGAAGGCGTGGTGCAGCTCATCCCAGGGCACATCGTCCAGTCCACTTAGCACGGTGGACACCGTACCCGAACCGCCCGACAGCCCGTCCCGGCCGCGGCCGGTCAACCCTGCTGACCGCCGACCGGCCGCACCAGCCCGGACCCGACCGGATCGGGATCGCCCCGCTCCGGCCCGTTCACCGTCGTGGGTCCGTCCCCATCCGTCCCGTCGCCGTCGGCTGTGGGCGGTGCCGGGGGAGTGGGGCGCCCGACCGCCTTGACCACGGCGACCGCCACCGCCGTGGTCAGCGGGATCGCCAGTACCAGGCCGATCGAGGCGACCAGCGTACGGACGATCTCCTCGGCGATCTGCGCGCTGGTCAGTACGGCGAGCACCGGCCGGTCGTACGCGTTGATCAGTAGCATGATCGGTAGCGCGGCGCCGGCGTACGCGAACGCGATGGTGTAGACCGTCGACGCGATGTGGTCGCGGCCGATCTGCATCGCGCTGGTGAACAGCCGGCGGGCCGACCGGTCCGGGGCGAGCTGGTGCAGCTCCCAGACCGCCGACGACTGGGTGATCGTGACGTCGTTGAGCACACCCAGCCCGGCCACGATGATGCCGCAGAGCACCACACCGGAGAGGTCGACCTGTCCGTTGTAGACGGCGAGGGTGATGCCGTCCGCGTCACCGAGCCCGGTCAGGTGTGCCGCGCCCGCCGCCCAGACGCCGAGCCCGGCGGTGGCCAGCAGACCGAACAGGGTCCCGGCCAGCGCCGTGGTGGTCCGGGCCGAGAAGCCGTGGGCGAGGTAGAGGACGACGAACATGATCGCCGCCGCCCCGACCAGGCCGACCAGCAGGCCGGACTCGCCGACCAGCAGTGCTGGCAGCATGAACTTGACGATCACCAGGTACGCGAAGCCGAGCCCGATCAGTGCCTTCAGCCCCCGCATCCGGGCCACCGCGACGACGAGCAGGGCGAACACGGCGGCCAGGATGCCGATCGGCACCGTACGGGCGAAGTCGTAGAAGGCGTACATGGCCGGGCCGGTCTGGTGGTTGAAGACGCGTACGACCTTGATCCGGTCGCCGGCCTCAAGCCCGCTGCGGTACGACTCGGCCGGCACCTCCACGGTCACGATGCCGTCGCGTTCCGGACCGGTCTCCAGCCGCGCCTGCACGGTCGCGCAGGTGACCATCCGTGGCCCCGACTCCGGGCCGGTACGTTGTCCGGGCGCCGGACACTCGTACGGCGCCACGGTCTGCACCGTCGCCTCCGGATGACTGAGATCCCGCCCCGCCGTACCGGCCGCCGCCCCGGAAACCTCCCCGCCCCCCGGCCACAGCAAAACCAGCCCGACCAGCGTCGCCACCGCCATCGGCACCAGGATCAGGCTCAACAGCACCAACACCCGCCGCCGCACCCCAGCATCCGCAACCCCGCCCAACCCACCGTGCAAGTGCATCCAAGCCTCCAAATCCTGCTCCTACCCCCACCCAACCGCGTTGATCATGAAGTTAGCGACGCCCCGAGGCCCTCGGGGCGTCGCTAACTTCATGATCAACGGAGTTCGGGGTGGGGGGGGGTGCGTGGCCGCCGACCCGGAGGGGCGGCGGCCACGCGGTGGGTGGTGGTGGGGTTAGCTCTTCGGGACGTTCAGGAGCTTTTCCTGTACGGTGCCGACGTTGCCGGCGATGTCGACGGTTAGCCAGCGGACCGTCGTCTTGGTGGTGATGGTGATTCGTTCCGGGCCTTCGCGGTAGCCGGCGAAGCCGAGCTTCAGCGACGCCGTGGTCGGCTCGCTGCCGTCCAGGGTGTAGTAGACGTTCGCCGCCTCGCTGGTGGTGAAGGTGAAGTCGGTGGTGCCGGCTCCCTTGCTCTTCACGACGAGTTCGGCCGTCGGCTTGGACTTGTCCGCCGCGTACGCCTTGGCCACCTCAAGGATCGCGATCTGGCCGGCGGAGAACTCCATGGCCTCCTCGTGACCCTCGCTGAAGTCCGGCTGGAAGCCGACCGCGTCCCACCGGTTCGTGGCCGGGTTGTACTTGTCCGCGCCGACCTCGAAGTTCCAGGCGATGATGCCCTTGTTGTACCAGTGCGCGTCGGCGCTGTTACCGGCCGCCGAGTAGAGCACGTCGGTGGTCGGGCCGGTACGACCCGGCCAGATCGCCGTACCCCGGTGCGACTGGACCGCGCTCAGGATCTTCGACGAGGCGTTCCAGAAGAAGTTCTCGGTGCCGAAGTCGGTCCGCGGCAGCACCTCGCGACCGGCCGTCTTGTACGCACCCGGCGCCCACATGAAGTACCCACCGTACGAGTGGGTGTTCATCGAGAACTTGATGTTCGGGTACGTGTTGATCAGCCAGTCCTCGTTCTTGGCCTCCGGCTCGGACTGCTCGCTCGGGCCGGCGTACGTGCCGCTGGTGCAGCTCGACGAGGCACCGTTGTAGCCGTCGAACAGCGAACCGGCGTTCTGGTTGCGGTTCAGGTCGACGCCCCACGAGTTGCGGTTCGCCGGGTCGGCGGCGTTCGCGGCGCAGTGGTTGGTCATGTTCTTACGCTGCGAGTTGAAGTCGTACATGCTGTAGTGCGCGCCGTCCGGGTTGACCACCGGCAGGATGAAGATGTCCAGGCCGTTGACCAGGTTGCGGGTCTTGGTGTCCCGCTCGTAGTTACGCAGCAGCCGCTCCGCGGTCTCCACACAGGTGATCGGGGTGACCCACTCGCGGGCGTGCTGCTGGCAGTAGAGGTACACACCCGGCTTGGAGCCGTCCTTGGCCCGGCCGATCCGCAGCGCCTTCATCTGGAACGGCTCACGGGAGATGCTCGCCGGGGCCTGGAGGTTGTCGCTGAGCCGGGTCACACCGGCCGCGGCGACCAGGCCGGTGCCCGCGTTGCCCCGGTAGGTGCTCGCGGTCAGCAGGGCCGAGGCGGCGGCGTCCGCGTTCAGCGCCGCGACCACCTGGGCGGCGGTGCTGGTCAGGGCGCCGGCGGCGTCGGTGGCCAGCGAGACCATCACGGTCTTACCGGCAACCAGTACGGTCAGCGCCTGGTTGGCCGCACCCGGGTTGACCAGCGACACAGTGGTGTCGTTGCCGCCCTCGTGCCCCCACGCCCGGGTGGTGACGTAGAAGGTGCTCGCCGCCGCGGTGCCGAACTGGGCCTGCGCCTGTCGGCGGTACCCGTTGGTCAGGTTCGGCAGGTCGATGATCTGCGTGATGTTCGGGAACTCGGCCGCGAGTCCGGTGATCCGCTCGGTGATCTCGGTCGGGTCCATGTAGTGGTCGACGAAGTCCGAGACGTAGTGCTCGCCCGGCGCCTCCTTCGGCTTGCCCAGCCACTGCGTCACCGACGCCTTGACGGTGCCGCCCTTGCTGCTGGTGAAGGTCACCTTGTTCGGTGCGGCGGTGCTGAGCGCCAGCGGCGAGGTGAACCGGTGGTACATGTACTCGCCGGCGTCGGTGAACCGGGCCATGGTGGCGGTGCCGCCGGAGGTCGGCGGGGTGTTCGTGCCGGTGTCCCAGCTCGCGTTGATCACCGTGGCGGAGTCGGCGCCCGCGTCGGACTTGACCTCGAACGACAGGAACCGGTTGCCGTCCAGGCTGGTGAACCACTCGGCCCGCAGCACGGTCAGCTGGTCGGCCTCGACCGCCAGCGCGTCGACGGCCGCGATGGCGGCCTTGCGCTCGGCCACGTTGGCCCGGTAGTCGTCCTGGTCGGAGATCTTGCCCTGGACGTCGAAGCCCAGGTCACGCAGGGCCGCCGTCTCCTCTGGACTCAGTACGGCATGCACCTCGATGCCGTTCTCCAGCGGCTTGCTGTACTCGACGAGGTCGACACCGAGCTCGGCGAGCTTGTCGACCTCGCCCTTGTCTGCGGCGACGATGCGCATGAGCGCGACGCCGTTCTGTTCGGTGCTCGACTTGCGGGTCGGCTCCACCTGCCCGTTGTCGGCGGGGTTGGCGAGGCTCGGCAGCGCGCCCAGGACGAGCGCGGCGGGTACGGCGAGTAGTGCTACCAGTCGACTGACTCTGGCCGGTTTTCTGATACTCCTCATGAGAGGTTCCTCCGGTCGAGGCGTGCACGGAAACCGCCCACGGCAGGTCGATTGCCGGGGCGGCACGGGAAGATCACGCAGTTGCGCGAAGTGTGTTGTGCGTCGCATCGAGTTGTCAAGATTCACTGCTCCCCGGCCGATTGATCAATTTCCTGCCAGCGGCCGATCGTCGCAACCAGGCCCCCATAAGCCGGACCACAGATCAGCCAAAGGTCCCACCCCCTCTCCCTCCGCGATCTAGGGCAAATACGTGTGATCAGAGATCAACAAGCACGTATATGCCCTAGATCGCGGGCACGGGGGGCGGGCGCGGGCACGGGGGGCGGGGGCGGGGTGGGCGCGGGGGGCGGGGGGCGGGGTGGGCGCGGGGGGCGGGGGGCGGGGCGGGGGGGGTCAGGGGTGGGGGGTGGGGCGGCGGGTTAGGAGCCAGAGGAGGTAGGTGCCGCCTAGGGCGCCGGTGATGAG is a window of Micromonospora sp. NBC_01699 DNA encoding:
- a CDS encoding HEAT repeat domain-containing protein, with translation MLSGLDDVPWDELHHAFGKATDVPGLLRGVADGDDDALGDLFGNIWHQGTVYEATAYAVPFLVELLDAPGTDTTGLLGLLAAIAQGTSYADVHQDYEPATVRDSPELSARIEQELAWTRAARTAVAAGAPIYLRLLTTAPEEEVRGDAAYTLRASIEPTDPAASVMLHRIGREDSPLVRAGLILAAGGLGTATPPLITGWLGDPAAPPRLAAALVAVHLATESAIPLPDGVEAVLERDTPSSLDALSTLPWSALGDDPLRWVIEQLADQWELRIRLLRGWMRHDSADVRKGAVFAAEHPILEWRPAATELGPALAARLSDPDRDVRYWAASLLADSGHAAATAADELWALVRREPVRQNEPAAFALVALCRLHDPRAATYLAERLAADPVDLSGLDAAIRLVGPWADACRVPLVRFAPLAPAGNNRISLISAIGRLYAGTGAPAGEVVPLLRQECVSHPHIATRVLGDLGPDAVDALPDLHPMLAHDDPFVRVNAARAVWRIGADPAPALPVLREILVDGGRADRGHAVDLLPELGPAAVELADLLPPWFGADDDSLAVGSAVAYWHLTGDPTTVVPALLPHLRTGPDGRVALACLADIGPAARAAVPVLRAAVEQERHGPTGGGSPVDEDEDWPTACAGALARIDVPPAG
- a CDS encoding YibE/F family protein, whose amino-acid sequence is MHLHGGLGGVADAGVRRRVLVLLSLILVPMAVATLVGLVLLWPGGGEVSGAAAGTAGRDLSHPEATVQTVAPYECPAPGQRTGPESGPRMVTCATVQARLETGPERDGIVTVEVPAESYRSGLEAGDRIKVVRVFNHQTGPAMYAFYDFARTVPIGILAAVFALLVVAVARMRGLKALIGLGFAYLVIVKFMLPALLVGESGLLVGLVGAAAIMFVVLYLAHGFSARTTTALAGTLFGLLATAGLGVWAAGAAHLTGLGDADGITLAVYNGQVDLSGVVLCGIIVAGLGVLNDVTITQSSAVWELHQLAPDRSARRLFTSAMQIGRDHIASTVYTIAFAYAGAALPIMLLINAYDRPVLAVLTSAQIAEEIVRTLVASIGLVLAIPLTTAVAVAVVKAVGRPTPPAPPTADGDGTDGDGPTTVNGPERGDPDPVGSGLVRPVGGQQG
- a CDS encoding M14 family zinc carboxypeptidase — translated: MRSIRKPARVSRLVALLAVPAALVLGALPSLANPADNGQVEPTRKSSTEQNGVALMRIVAADKGEVDKLAELGVDLVEYSKPLENGIEVHAVLSPEETAALRDLGFDVQGKISDQDDYRANVAERKAAIAAVDALAVEADQLTVLRAEWFTSLDGNRFLSFEVKSDAGADSATVINASWDTGTNTPPTSGGTATMARFTDAGEYMYHRFTSPLALSTAAPNKVTFTSSKGGTVKASVTQWLGKPKEAPGEHYVSDFVDHYMDPTEITERITGLAAEFPNITQIIDLPNLTNGYRRQAQAQFGTAAASTFYVTTRAWGHEGGNDTTVSLVNPGAANQALTVLVAGKTVMVSLATDAAGALTSTAAQVVAALNADAAASALLTASTYRGNAGTGLVAAAGVTRLSDNLQAPASISREPFQMKALRIGRAKDGSKPGVYLYCQQHAREWVTPITCVETAERLLRNYERDTKTRNLVNGLDIFILPVVNPDGAHYSMYDFNSQRKNMTNHCAANAADPANRNSWGVDLNRNQNAGSLFDGYNGASSSCTSGTYAGPSEQSEPEAKNEDWLINTYPNIKFSMNTHSYGGYFMWAPGAYKTAGREVLPRTDFGTENFFWNASSKILSAVQSHRGTAIWPGRTGPTTDVLYSAAGNSADAHWYNKGIIAWNFEVGADKYNPATNRWDAVGFQPDFSEGHEEAMEFSAGQIAILEVAKAYAADKSKPTAELVVKSKGAGTTDFTFTTSEAANVYYTLDGSEPTTASLKLGFAGYREGPERITITTKTTVRWLTVDIAGNVGTVQEKLLNVPKS